Proteins from one Mesorhizobium sp. M9A.F.Ca.ET.002.03.1.2 genomic window:
- a CDS encoding DUF308 domain-containing protein, whose amino-acid sequence MLAQNSDHNLARVSNRWLKSYYFVRFAVSAVWVALAFTVAKTMPPLAAIMLVAYPAWDALANLVDAQRTGGLSRNKSQLLNFVISLLTALAVAIALTNSNNAVLAVYGVWAVLSGLFQLITAARRWKINGAQWAMILSGAQSALAGVFFVRMAGGVEAIGITNVAPYAAFGAFYFLVSAVWLVVSDILRKSPQIAD is encoded by the coding sequence ATGCTTGCTCAGAACAGTGACCACAACCTGGCCCGAGTTTCAAACAGGTGGCTTAAAAGCTACTACTTTGTACGGTTCGCCGTTTCTGCGGTGTGGGTCGCCCTAGCTTTCACTGTCGCCAAGACAATGCCGCCACTGGCCGCGATCATGTTGGTCGCGTATCCTGCGTGGGATGCCCTGGCGAACTTGGTCGATGCTCAACGCACTGGCGGGCTGAGCCGCAATAAGTCGCAACTGCTGAACTTTGTCATCAGCCTGCTCACCGCATTGGCGGTAGCAATCGCGCTAACCAACAGCAACAACGCGGTACTGGCGGTTTACGGTGTCTGGGCTGTTCTATCTGGCCTGTTTCAACTGATTACCGCCGCGCGGCGCTGGAAGATCAATGGTGCCCAGTGGGCGATGATCTTGAGCGGCGCTCAATCGGCGCTGGCCGGAGTCTTCTTTGTAAGGATGGCTGGGGGCGTGGAAGCTATCGGCATCACAAATGTCGCGCCATACGCTGCGTTTGGCGCTTTCTACTTCCTGGTGTCGGCGGTGTGGCTGGTGGTCAGCGACATCCTTCGAAAGTCGCCCCAGATCGCCGACTAG
- a CDS encoding TetR/AcrR family transcriptional regulator, producing the protein MNTALGDTAGKLVGGAAQLIMRVGYNGFSYADLSERFGIRKASIHHHFPSKVDLVVTVVEQARAGIQAQIAALEEGSPLAIDQLRFYTGYWERCIKDQSAPFCLAAVLAAELPSLPEEVAVSVRGHFADLGNWLERLLELGVQQGSVHLDASPAVEARAFMAAVYGAMLAARAFDDPKQFNVIVETLLRRIRT; encoded by the coding sequence ATGAACACCGCACTTGGTGACACCGCGGGTAAGTTGGTTGGCGGAGCTGCCCAGCTCATCATGCGTGTTGGCTATAACGGCTTCAGCTATGCTGACCTTTCAGAGCGCTTTGGCATCCGTAAGGCAAGCATCCACCATCACTTTCCTTCGAAAGTCGACTTGGTCGTAACAGTTGTCGAACAGGCGCGTGCCGGTATCCAAGCCCAGATCGCGGCGCTGGAGGAGGGCTCGCCGCTCGCAATAGATCAGCTGCGGTTTTATACTGGGTATTGGGAACGCTGCATCAAGGATCAGTCCGCTCCCTTTTGCCTGGCCGCAGTGCTGGCGGCCGAATTGCCCAGTCTACCCGAAGAGGTCGCGGTTTCCGTTCGCGGTCATTTCGCCGACCTCGGCAACTGGCTGGAGCGGCTGTTGGAACTCGGGGTACAGCAGGGGTCGGTGCATCTCGATGCATCCCCTGCCGTCGAGGCACGAGCTTTCATGGCGGCCGTATACGGAGCCATGCTTGCCGCCCGGGCGTTTGATGATCCGAAGCAGTTTAACGTGATCGTCGAAACTCTTCTTCGTCGCATTCGCACCTAA
- a CDS encoding NAD(P)/FAD-dependent oxidoreductase, giving the protein MNRANHHIVVVGAGFGGLEFTRALDGAPVRITMIDKRNHHLFQPLLYQVATTALATSEVAWPIRHLLRKRKDVTTLLATVSGIDRAGKRVLLEDGGAVAYDTLLLATGARHAYFGHDEWEPFAPGLKTLEDATTIRRRILLAFEQAERETDPAKRQALLTLAIVGGGPTGVELAGTIVELAHDTLRGEFRNIDTRQTRVVLIEAGDRILPNFAPELSDYARKALERLGVTVELGRPVTRCDAEGVVFGETHLPAKTILWAAGVAASPAAEWLGAAADRAGRVLVEPDLTVPGSPEIFVIGDAAHALRPDGRMVPGVAPAAKQQGWHVAETIKARLAGDATPRPFSYEHDGDLATIGKRAAAIDFSWIKLTGWPAWWLWGLAHIYFLIGFRNRLAVSLSWLWIYFTGQRSARLITQGDDDKG; this is encoded by the coding sequence ATGAACCGGGCCAACCATCATATCGTCGTTGTCGGCGCGGGTTTCGGGGGCCTCGAATTCACCCGCGCGCTTGACGGCGCGCCGGTGCGCATCACCATGATCGACAAACGCAACCACCATCTCTTCCAGCCGCTGCTCTACCAGGTGGCGACCACGGCGCTGGCCACCTCGGAAGTCGCCTGGCCGATCCGCCATCTCCTGCGCAAGCGCAAGGACGTGACGACGCTGCTCGCCACCGTCAGCGGCATCGACCGCGCCGGCAAACGCGTGCTGCTCGAGGATGGCGGCGCGGTCGCCTATGACACGCTGCTGCTGGCCACCGGCGCCCGCCATGCCTATTTCGGCCATGACGAATGGGAGCCTTTCGCACCGGGGCTGAAGACGCTGGAGGACGCCACCACCATTCGACGGCGCATTCTGCTAGCCTTCGAGCAGGCCGAGCGGGAGACTGATCCCGCCAAACGCCAGGCGCTGCTGACGCTGGCGATCGTCGGCGGCGGACCGACCGGCGTGGAACTGGCCGGCACCATTGTTGAACTGGCGCACGACACGCTGCGCGGCGAGTTCCGCAACATCGATACGCGGCAGACGCGCGTGGTGCTGATCGAGGCCGGCGACCGCATCCTTCCCAATTTCGCGCCTGAACTTTCCGACTACGCCAGGAAGGCGTTGGAGCGGCTCGGCGTGACCGTCGAACTCGGCCGGCCCGTCACACGCTGCGATGCCGAGGGCGTCGTCTTCGGTGAAACGCACCTGCCGGCCAAGACAATCCTGTGGGCGGCCGGCGTCGCCGCTTCGCCGGCCGCCGAGTGGCTGGGCGCGGCGGCGGACCGCGCGGGCAGGGTGCTGGTCGAGCCCGACCTGACCGTGCCGGGGAGCCCGGAGATTTTCGTCATCGGCGACGCTGCACACGCCCTGCGGCCCGATGGCCGCATGGTGCCCGGTGTAGCACCCGCCGCCAAACAGCAGGGTTGGCATGTCGCAGAGACGATCAAGGCCCGGCTTGCCGGCGACGCAACCCCGCGGCCTTTCAGCTACGAGCATGACGGCGATCTGGCGACGATCGGCAAGCGCGCCGCCGCGATCGATTTCAGCTGGATCAAGCTCACCGGCTGGCCCGCCTGGTGGCTATGGGGCCTGGCGCACATCTACTTCCTGATCGGCTTTCGTAACCGGCTAGCGGTTTCGCTGAGCTGGCTATGGATATATTTCACTGGTCAGCGCAGCGCCCGCCTGATCACCCAGGGCGACGACGACAAGGGGTGA
- a CDS encoding 5-formyltetrahydrofolate cyclo-ligase — MANDRDDEGPAQYASPPCFMHELDPTFRAPLSDWTDVRRCRKAERERLIAARLAVPADGRTAMSQRIAESLDAVIGDIAGRMVSLYWPFRGEPDLRPWMASINARGGRTALPVVVEKGRPLIFRAYAPGDRLEKGVWNIPIPAEGNPVLPDIVISPIVGIDPGQFRLGYGGGFFDRTLAAMPFKPLVIGVGYELQRIATIYPQPHDIPMDRVVTEAFKS, encoded by the coding sequence ATGGCCAATGATCGAGACGATGAAGGTCCGGCGCAATACGCCTCTCCGCCTTGCTTCATGCATGAACTCGACCCGACATTCCGGGCGCCCTTATCCGACTGGACGGACGTAAGGCGCTGTCGCAAGGCCGAGCGCGAGCGGCTGATTGCAGCCCGCCTCGCTGTCCCGGCCGACGGGCGAACGGCAATGTCGCAGCGCATCGCCGAAAGCCTCGACGCGGTGATCGGCGACATTGCTGGGCGCATGGTCAGCCTCTACTGGCCGTTCCGCGGCGAGCCGGATTTGCGCCCCTGGATGGCGTCCATCAACGCACGCGGCGGCCGCACCGCACTGCCTGTTGTCGTCGAGAAAGGCCGGCCGCTAATCTTCCGCGCCTATGCACCGGGCGACCGGCTGGAGAAGGGCGTCTGGAATATTCCGATCCCGGCTGAAGGCAATCCGGTGCTGCCCGACATCGTCATTTCGCCGATCGTCGGCATCGATCCGGGACAATTTCGCCTGGGTTATGGCGGCGGCTTCTTCGACCGCACGCTGGCGGCGATGCCGTTCAAGCCGCTGGTCATCGGTGTCGGCTACGAATTGCAGCGCATCGCCACCATCTACCCGCAGCCGCATGACATCCCGATGGACCGGGTGGTGACGGAGGCTTTCAAGTCCTAG
- a CDS encoding Lrp/AsnC family transcriptional regulator: MPLDRIDIAILETLQKDGRIPNAALAEKVGLSQSACSRRLDNLEKSGTIRGYHARLSNAALGHQMTAIVHISLSGQFEKTLSDFEAAIKRCPNVLSCHLMSGEYDYILRIAAKDLVDYERIHKEWLSAMPHVTKINSSFALREIVDRTAVGMKPELA, encoded by the coding sequence ATGCCGCTCGACAGGATCGATATCGCTATTCTCGAAACATTGCAGAAGGATGGGCGCATACCCAATGCGGCGCTTGCCGAGAAGGTCGGCCTGTCGCAGTCGGCCTGCTCGCGGCGGCTGGACAATCTGGAGAAATCCGGAACCATCCGCGGCTACCATGCCCGGCTTTCCAACGCGGCCCTTGGCCACCAGATGACGGCGATCGTGCATATATCGCTATCGGGGCAATTCGAAAAGACGCTGTCGGATTTCGAGGCAGCGATAAAGCGCTGTCCGAATGTCCTGTCCTGCCATCTGATGTCGGGCGAATACGACTACATCCTGCGCATCGCCGCTAAGGACCTCGTCGACTACGAGCGCATCCACAAGGAGTGGCTGTCGGCAATGCCGCATGTGACGAAGATCAATTCGTCCTTCGCCTTGCGCGAGATCGTCGACAGGACGGCCGTGGGGATGAAGCCGGAACTTGCCTAG
- the ald gene encoding alanine dehydrogenase — MRVGCPREIKNHEYRVGLTPGSVREYVAHGHEVLVETGAGAGIGADDNAYRAAGATIAKTAADVFAKSDMIVKVKEPQPEEWVQLRDGQILYTYLHLAPDPEQTKGLLASGVTAIAYETVTDDRGGLPLLAPMSEVAGRLSIQAGATALQKANGGRGVLLGGVPGVLPGKVAVLGGGVVGLHAARMAAGLGADVTIIDRSIPRLRQLDDIFGGRVHTRYSTVEALEEECFSADIVVGAVLIPGAAAPKLVTREMLSGMKKGAVLVDVAIDQGGCFETSHATTHAEPTYEVDGVIHYCVANMPGAVPVTSAHALNNATLHYGLQLADKGLKALVDDHHLRNGLNVHKSKITNRAVAEALGYELVEPKAVLAA; from the coding sequence ATGCGCGTCGGCTGCCCCCGGGAAATCAAGAATCATGAGTACCGCGTCGGCCTGACGCCGGGCTCGGTCCGCGAATATGTCGCGCATGGCCACGAAGTGCTGGTCGAGACCGGTGCCGGCGCCGGCATCGGCGCCGACGACAACGCCTATCGCGCCGCCGGCGCCACCATCGCCAAGACGGCCGCCGATGTGTTCGCCAAGTCCGACATGATCGTCAAGGTCAAGGAGCCGCAGCCTGAGGAATGGGTCCAGCTCCGCGACGGCCAGATCCTCTACACCTATCTCCATCTCGCTCCGGATCCGGAGCAGACCAAGGGCTTGCTGGCCTCCGGCGTGACGGCCATCGCCTACGAGACGGTCACCGACGACCGCGGCGGCCTGCCGCTGCTGGCGCCGATGTCGGAAGTCGCCGGCCGCCTGTCGATCCAGGCCGGCGCCACCGCGTTGCAGAAGGCCAATGGCGGCCGCGGCGTGCTGCTCGGCGGCGTGCCCGGCGTGCTGCCCGGCAAGGTTGCGGTGCTCGGCGGCGGCGTCGTCGGCTTGCATGCCGCCCGGATGGCGGCCGGCCTTGGCGCCGACGTCACCATCATCGACCGCTCGATCCCGCGCCTGCGCCAGCTCGACGATATCTTCGGCGGCCGCGTCCACACCCGCTACTCGACCGTCGAGGCACTGGAAGAGGAATGTTTTTCAGCCGACATCGTCGTCGGCGCCGTGCTGATCCCGGGTGCCGCCGCGCCGAAGCTCGTTACACGCGAAATGCTGTCGGGCATGAAGAAAGGCGCCGTGCTGGTCGACGTCGCCATCGACCAGGGCGGCTGCTTCGAGACCTCGCACGCCACAACTCATGCCGAGCCGACCTATGAGGTCGACGGCGTCATCCACTATTGCGTCGCCAACATGCCGGGCGCGGTGCCGGTCACTTCGGCCCACGCGCTCAACAATGCGACGCTGCATTACGGCCTGCAACTCGCCGACAAGGGCCTGAAGGCGCTGGTCGACGATCATCATTTGCGCAACGGCCTCAATGTCCACAAGAGCAAGATCACCAACCGCGCGGTGGCCGAAGCACTCGGCTATGAACTGGTCGAGC